The proteins below are encoded in one region of Sporanaerobacter acetigenes DSM 13106:
- a CDS encoding phospho-N-acetylmuramoyl-pentapeptide-transferase: MEVYKISILSFFISMILSIIGIPFLLNMLKDNNCLCINYKNEEIPSSMGLLFIIVQTITLSLMNLFIAEDLRHYVLIYLVAFILVGLVGLLDDLVGDKNVKGFKGHIKSLLKGKLTTGGLKASVGFLVALIISLYISNSIIETIINTLLISLFTNLINLFDLRPGRASKVFILVSIILLITSWCDDLSILLFSFFGILFRYLPIDLKANAMMGDVGSNSLGITLGAYCAITHDLKIKIIYLVVLIAVQMLSEFVSFSKIIEKNKFLRYIDNLGR; encoded by the coding sequence ATGGAAGTTTATAAAATTAGTATTTTGAGTTTTTTTATTAGCATGATACTTAGTATTATAGGGATACCATTTTTGTTAAATATGCTAAAAGATAATAATTGTTTATGTATTAATTATAAAAATGAAGAGATACCTTCAAGTATGGGTTTGTTATTTATTATTGTACAGACTATCACTTTAAGCTTAATGAATTTGTTTATAGCAGAAGATTTGAGGCATTATGTGTTGATTTACTTGGTTGCATTTATTCTTGTTGGTCTAGTTGGACTTTTAGATGATTTGGTGGGAGATAAAAATGTTAAAGGATTTAAAGGACATATAAAATCTCTATTAAAGGGTAAATTAACTACAGGAGGACTTAAAGCAAGTGTAGGATTTTTAGTTGCTTTAATAATTTCTCTTTATATTTCTAATAGTATAATAGAAACAATAATAAACACATTGCTTATTTCGTTGTTTACCAATCTTATAAATCTCTTCGATTTGAGACCAGGAAGGGCTTCCAAGGTATTTATACTTGTTTCCATAATTCTATTGATTACTTCTTGGTGCGATGATTTGAGCATTTTGTTATTTTCTTTTTTCGGCATATTGTTTAGGTATTTACCTATAGATTTAAAAGCCAATGCTATGATGGGTGATGTAGGTTCAAATTCTCTAGGAATAACTTTAGGTGCTTATTGTGCAATTACTCATGATTTAAAAATAAAGATAATTTATTTAGTCGTTTTAATTGCAGTTCAGATGCTTTCAGAGTTTGTTTCATTTTCAAAGATAATTGAAAAAAATAAGTTTTTAAGATATATTGATAATTTGGGAAGATAG
- the spo0A gene encoding sporulation transcription factor Spo0A, producing the protein MEKIKILVADDNKEFCDILNEYLEKQEDFEVLGFAKDGLEALDMIPEIKPDVLILDIIMPHLDGLGVLERINTMRLDKYPKIVVLSAVGQDRVTQKAIELGADYYVVKPFDFDIFIKRLREISDIPTKKSYSKKYIDIPKETVKAIDSSMNMEAKITNIIHEIGVPAHIKGYLYLREAITMVVENVELLGAVTKELYPSIAEKYNTTPSRVERAIRHAIEVAWSRGKVETINSIFGYTVHTGKGKPTNSEFIAMVADKLRLEQEMAENKM; encoded by the coding sequence TTGGAGAAAATTAAAATACTCGTTGCAGATGACAACAAAGAATTTTGTGATATTTTAAATGAATATCTAGAAAAACAAGAGGATTTTGAAGTTTTAGGATTTGCAAAGGATGGGTTAGAAGCACTAGACATGATACCAGAAATAAAACCAGATGTTTTGATATTAGATATTATTATGCCACATTTAGATGGATTAGGGGTATTAGAACGTATAAATACTATGAGATTGGATAAGTATCCCAAAATTGTAGTGTTGTCAGCTGTAGGACAAGATAGAGTTACTCAAAAAGCTATAGAACTAGGAGCTGATTATTATGTAGTTAAACCTTTTGATTTTGATATTTTTATTAAAAGACTAAGGGAAATTTCGGACATTCCTACTAAGAAGAGCTATTCTAAAAAATATATAGACATTCCAAAAGAAACTGTAAAAGCTATTGACAGTAGTATGAACATGGAAGCTAAAATAACTAATATTATTCATGAAATTGGTGTTCCAGCTCATATAAAAGGATATTTATATTTACGAGAAGCTATTACAATGGTTGTAGAAAATGTTGAGTTGCTTGGTGCAGTGACAAAAGAATTATATCCATCTATAGCAGAAAAATATAACACTACACCAAGCAGAGTAGAAAGAGCTATTAGACATGCTATAGAAGTAGCTTGGAGTAGAGGAAAGGTTGAAACTATTAATAGCATATTTGGCTACACTGTTCATACTGGCAAAGGGAAGCCCACCAATTCAGAATTTATTGCGATGGTAGCTGATAAATTAAGATTAGAACAGGAAATGGCAGAAAATAAAATGTAA
- a CDS encoding DUF3866 family protein: MISYRKGIVNSILREDENTTWVEVNIDGDLSKAINYNDLTGPVDIGDELILNTTAVELSLGTGGYHFVIFNYSNKDKELEGKGHIMKLRYTPFQLKCLTAEEEDSPYHELFNEFTGLNGSVFIVGTLHSMLAPLASMLKWFKPSLKINYIMTDGGALPIQFSNTVKSLKNKEIIDSTITIGNAFGGDIECVNIYSGLIAAKKILNSDVTIITMGPGIAGTGTKYGFSGIEQGYIIDAVNNLGGTPFIAPRISFKDDRERHRGISHHTLTSLSKACNTKGKLVIPYLTKDKDNLIREQLIAKNLFEKHNIIYEEGSDIIKALDYFNLNVSTMGRDLKEDMDYFITLGAVAKSTFLYLDGEEDV, translated from the coding sequence CTGATTAGCTATAGAAAAGGAATTGTTAATAGTATTTTAAGAGAAGATGAAAATACTACTTGGGTTGAAGTAAATATAGATGGCGATTTATCTAAAGCTATCAATTATAATGATTTAACTGGTCCTGTAGATATTGGAGATGAGTTGATATTAAATACAACTGCAGTAGAATTGTCTTTGGGAACTGGGGGATATCATTTTGTTATCTTCAATTATAGCAATAAAGATAAAGAACTTGAAGGCAAAGGTCATATAATGAAACTTAGATATACCCCATTTCAGCTAAAATGTTTGACAGCGGAAGAGGAAGACAGTCCTTATCATGAATTGTTTAATGAATTTACTGGCTTAAATGGAAGTGTTTTTATTGTAGGGACATTGCATAGTATGTTAGCTCCTCTTGCAAGTATGCTTAAGTGGTTTAAACCTTCACTGAAAATAAATTATATAATGACTGATGGAGGAGCATTACCAATACAATTTAGCAATACCGTCAAATCTTTAAAAAATAAGGAAATTATAGATAGTACTATAACTATCGGAAATGCTTTTGGTGGAGATATTGAATGTGTAAATATATATTCTGGGCTTATTGCTGCTAAAAAAATATTAAACAGTGACGTAACTATAATTACAATGGGACCAGGAATTGCAGGTACTGGTACTAAATATGGATTTAGCGGTATTGAACAAGGCTATATAATAGATGCTGTAAATAATCTTGGAGGAACACCTTTTATAGCTCCTAGAATTAGTTTTAAAGACGATAGAGAGAGGCATAGAGGAATAAGTCATCACACACTAACATCTCTGTCTAAAGCTTGTAATACTAAAGGTAAATTAGTAATCCCATATTTAACTAAAGACAAAGATAATTTGATTCGAGAACAGTTAATAGCTAAAAATTTGTTTGAAAAGCATAATATTATTTATGAAGAAGGTAGTGATATTATTAAGGCATTAGACTATTTCAATTTAAATGTTTCAACTATGGGTAGAGATTTGAAGGAAGATATGGATTATTTTATTACTTTAGGTGCTGTTGCTAAAAGTACTTTTTTGTACCTTGATGGGGAGGAGGATGTTTAA
- a CDS encoding glycosyltransferase family 2 protein, giving the protein MNYSGRVVAVIPVYNEEDTILDTIEKLKEIDIIDELIVVDDGSTDNTLEVLDKLDIGIIKLDKNKGKGYAIKKAISEIEFDYLVLVDGDLGKTSVEIGKLIYPVINNEADITIAKFPKALKKGGFGFVKDLAKNGVYMYTGEKLDTTLSGQRVYKKDVINSIHYIPDRYGIEVAMTVGALRNGFSIKEVEVNMRHRETGRTFKDFVHRGKQFFDILGTLIVLFFRR; this is encoded by the coding sequence ATGAATTATAGTGGAAGAGTTGTAGCTGTAATACCTGTATACAATGAAGAAGATACAATATTAGATACAATAGAAAAATTAAAAGAAATAGATATTATTGATGAATTGATAGTAGTAGATGATGGTTCTACTGACAATACTTTAGAAGTATTAGATAAATTAGATATAGGCATTATAAAACTAGACAAAAATAAAGGCAAGGGATATGCTATTAAAAAAGCGATAAGTGAAATTGAATTTGATTATTTAGTTTTAGTAGATGGGGATTTAGGCAAAACTAGCGTTGAAATTGGAAAACTCATATATCCTGTAATTAATAATGAAGCAGATATAACTATTGCCAAATTTCCTAAAGCATTAAAAAAAGGTGGTTTTGGATTTGTAAAGGATTTAGCAAAAAATGGTGTATATATGTATACAGGTGAAAAATTGGATACTACACTTTCTGGACAAAGAGTATATAAAAAAGATGTTATAAATAGCATCCACTATATTCCTGATAGATATGGCATAGAGGTTGCCATGACTGTGGGAGCCTTAAGAAATGGGTTTTCTATTAAAGAAGTGGAAGTAAATATGAGACATAGAGAAACGGGAAGAACATTTAAAGACTTTGTTCATAGAGGTAAACAGTTTTTTGACATTTTAGGTACGCTTATAGTATTGTTTTTTAGAAGGTGA
- a CDS encoding NUDIX hydrolase, producing the protein MDFEEKTMKTEKIYEGKMLNLRIDTVELPDKKYSKREIVEHPGAVAIVALTNQNEIVLVKQYRKAVERELLEIPAGKLEIGEEPKETAIRELKEETGYTSNKLEYLLEFYTSPGFSNEKIYLFLANELIEGQAEPEKDEYIELVKVKLEDLIDMIDKGEIIDSKTIIGAMVARDYLSNK; encoded by the coding sequence ATGGACTTTGAAGAGAAAACCATGAAAACCGAAAAAATATATGAGGGCAAGATGTTGAATTTACGAATAGATACAGTAGAATTACCAGATAAAAAGTATTCCAAAAGAGAAATTGTAGAACATCCAGGAGCAGTTGCAATAGTAGCATTAACTAATCAAAATGAGATTGTACTTGTAAAACAGTATAGAAAAGCTGTCGAGAGAGAATTGCTGGAAATTCCTGCTGGGAAATTAGAAATTGGAGAAGAACCTAAGGAAACTGCTATAAGGGAGTTAAAAGAAGAGACAGGTTATACTTCAAATAAACTTGAATATTTGCTAGAATTTTATACATCGCCTGGATTTTCAAATGAAAAAATTTATTTATTTTTGGCTAATGAATTGATCGAAGGCCAGGCAGAACCAGAAAAAGATGAGTATATAGAACTCGTAAAAGTTAAACTTGAAGATTTAATAGATATGATTGATAAGGGAGAAATAATTGATAGCAAAACTATAATTGGAGCTATGGTGGCACGTGATTATTTGTCTAATAAATAA
- the steA gene encoding putative cytokinetic ring protein SteA, giving the protein MYLKGKVKKDKRTKNLIKRLKPGDIALISHKDLDEIAANSLVESKIKCIINTEKTISGRYPNQGPSILVEAGVPIFEVCDTDLFESIKEGETIEISDDAIIKDGEVICKCELLDSKKIEYLLGIGYENFEKELDRFIENTLEYAKKEKGLVTGKVPIPKVKTKMNNRHVLVVVRGKDYKRDLETVQAYIHEVHPVLIGVDGGGDALLEFGYIPDMVIGDMDSISDRCLKMSKEIVVHAYTNGEAPGLERVEKLGLNAVIFPSPGTSEDIALLLAYANNADLIVAVGTHNNMIDFLEKGRNGMASTFLVRLKVGSKLVDAKGVNKLYKSHLKLRHVIGLGIAALIPIIVITMMFPPMKELMQLIKIRLKIMFGV; this is encoded by the coding sequence ATGTATTTAAAAGGCAAAGTTAAAAAAGATAAACGAACGAAAAACCTCATTAAAAGGTTAAAGCCAGGGGATATAGCCTTAATTTCACATAAAGATTTAGATGAAATTGCAGCTAATTCGCTAGTTGAGTCAAAAATTAAGTGTATAATAAATACTGAAAAAACTATAAGTGGACGATATCCAAATCAAGGGCCTTCTATTTTAGTGGAAGCCGGTGTTCCAATTTTTGAAGTTTGTGATACTGATTTATTTGAATCAATCAAAGAAGGGGAAACAATAGAAATATCTGACGATGCAATAATTAAGGATGGGGAAGTTATATGTAAATGTGAATTACTCGACAGCAAAAAAATTGAGTATTTACTAGGAATTGGATATGAAAACTTTGAAAAAGAATTAGATAGATTTATTGAAAATACTTTAGAATATGCAAAAAAAGAGAAGGGACTTGTGACTGGAAAAGTTCCAATTCCTAAAGTTAAAACCAAGATGAACAATAGACATGTATTGGTGGTAGTTAGGGGAAAAGACTATAAGAGAGATTTGGAAACAGTTCAAGCTTATATACATGAAGTACATCCAGTTTTAATTGGAGTTGATGGTGGAGGGGATGCACTTTTAGAATTTGGCTATATCCCAGATATGGTCATTGGAGATATGGATAGCATTAGTGATAGATGCTTGAAAATGAGTAAAGAAATAGTAGTTCATGCGTACACGAATGGAGAAGCGCCTGGACTTGAAAGAGTAGAAAAATTGGGTTTAAATGCTGTTATTTTTCCTTCTCCAGGTACCAGCGAGGATATAGCATTACTGCTTGCTTATGCTAATAATGCTGATTTAATCGTTGCCGTAGGGACTCATAACAATATGATAGATTTTTTAGAAAAAGGTAGAAATGGGATGGCAAGTACTTTTTTAGTTAGATTAAAAGTTGGCTCTAAATTGGTAGATGCAAAAGGAGTCAATAAGCTTTATAAAAGTCATTTGAAATTGAGACATGTAATAGGGCTTGGCATTGCCGCGTTAATTCCAATCATAGTTATTACGATGATGTTTCCTCCTATGAAAGAATTAATGCAACTTATCAAGATAAGACTTAAAATAATGTTTGGAGTATAG
- the spoIIM gene encoding stage II sporulation protein M, whose protein sequence is MQHKLRVWISKHLEGNFVAYFTMLVFLIIGIVVGAITIKMLNIDQKNKILSFFNSFFVLMNGNEIDNLMLFKESIKNNFRTVLIIWLTGAIIIGIPIIPVIVVLRGFALGFTVGFLVNEFGAKGFLFSVLAIMPQNLFIIPGIISISSIGINFSLSNVKGNKIKSNYNNLFSNFINYSTLIFLFSLVIFIGSLVEAYVTPIFMRLITDYIN, encoded by the coding sequence TTGCAACACAAGTTAAGGGTTTGGATATCTAAACATTTAGAAGGAAATTTTGTAGCATATTTTACTATGTTGGTATTTTTAATTATTGGCATAGTTGTTGGTGCTATAACTATAAAAATGTTGAACATTGATCAAAAAAATAAAATTTTGAGCTTTTTTAATTCTTTTTTTGTATTGATGAATGGCAATGAAATAGATAATTTGATGTTGTTTAAGGAATCTATTAAAAACAATTTTAGGACAGTACTTATAATATGGCTCACAGGAGCAATCATAATTGGGATTCCAATCATTCCAGTAATTGTAGTATTGAGAGGATTTGCTTTAGGGTTTACTGTTGGATTTTTAGTGAATGAATTTGGAGCTAAGGGATTTCTATTTTCTGTTCTTGCAATAATGCCTCAAAATTTATTTATAATACCAGGCATTATATCTATATCTTCAATAGGTATAAACTTTTCACTAAGTAATGTAAAAGGCAACAAAATAAAAAGTAATTATAACAATTTATTTTCTAATTTTATCAATTATTCTACTCTTATATTTTTGTTTTCTTTAGTGATATTTATTGGAAGTTTGGTTGAGGCATATGTAACACCAATTTTTATGAGATTAATTACCGACTATATTAACTAG
- a CDS encoding copper transporter, with product MIPNMKFYVISIVSIFLALAIGIYIGFSLDANEVIVDQRDDLVTKLEEKFDYLKEENQNLKGEVDTLELENSQYANFSEVIYPEIIKNRLSGLKVAIIETNDEYIYSGIGKTLGMAGADVVSIVTIKDKFLNEELLKEIYLNGEKNVEIKESIIDKGVEDLTNAIISGDNEDIIQLYREYGLINIVGNADEPVDYIVIAGGSEKEDFDRINYLDRKIVEVSKKLETPIIGIEKTKVNFSYISEYKNYRISTVDNVDTVIGKVALIMAMEGRPGYYGVKPSAESLIPNPSEAILE from the coding sequence TTGATTCCTAATATGAAATTTTATGTGATATCTATTGTTTCAATATTTTTGGCATTAGCTATAGGAATTTATATTGGATTTTCATTGGATGCAAATGAAGTTATAGTGGATCAAAGAGATGATTTGGTCACAAAGTTAGAAGAAAAATTTGACTATTTAAAAGAGGAAAATCAAAATTTAAAAGGTGAAGTGGATACTTTAGAATTGGAAAATTCTCAGTATGCAAATTTTAGTGAAGTGATTTATCCTGAAATCATAAAGAACAGGTTATCAGGTCTAAAAGTAGCTATAATTGAAACTAATGATGAATATATTTATTCAGGAATAGGCAAAACCCTAGGTATGGCTGGGGCAGATGTGGTTAGTATTGTGACAATAAAGGACAAGTTTTTAAATGAAGAATTATTAAAAGAAATATATTTAAATGGAGAAAAAAATGTAGAAATAAAAGAAAGTATAATTGATAAAGGTGTAGAGGATTTAACTAATGCAATTATATCTGGAGATAATGAAGACATTATACAATTATATAGAGAATACGGATTAATAAATATAGTTGGTAATGCAGACGAACCTGTGGATTATATTGTCATAGCAGGTGGAAGTGAAAAAGAAGATTTTGATAGAATAAATTATTTAGATAGAAAGATAGTAGAGGTCAGCAAAAAATTAGAAACACCTATTATTGGGATAGAAAAAACTAAAGTTAATTTTTCTTATATTAGTGAGTATAAAAACTATAGAATATCTACTGTAGATAATGTGGATACTGTCATTGGAAAGGTTGCTTTAATTATGGCTATGGAAGGTAGACCAGGATATTACGGTGTAAAGCCTAGTGCAGAAAGTTTAATTCCCAATCCAAGTGAAGCCATTTTAGAGTGA